A single genomic interval of Nitrospirota bacterium harbors:
- a CDS encoding RNA polymerase sigma factor yields the protein MRTPVPKTSLQRPATQEPDGFDNLYRDHVDLIYRYAHRLCGETESAKDLVQETFLNAYRGLKDFRGEARVSTWLYTIASRACIRMRRKRKGEPQHELSLEDFVPTSEGEFRLQIPMEGLSPEEALQNKELRQALDQAIDKLPKKYRMALVLRDMEGLSAKEVGSIMGLNERAVKSRLHRARLFVRRELSARGITNHDDHKSGGLGS from the coding sequence ATGCGCACTCCCGTTCCAAAGACGTCTCTTCAACGCCCGGCCACGCAAGAGCCGGACGGATTTGATAACCTCTATCGAGACCATGTCGACCTCATCTATCGATATGCACACCGGTTATGCGGCGAAACGGAGTCGGCCAAGGATCTCGTACAAGAGACCTTTCTCAATGCCTACCGGGGGCTCAAAGATTTTCGCGGCGAGGCACGGGTTTCCACCTGGCTCTATACCATCGCCTCACGGGCCTGCATACGGATGCGACGCAAACGCAAAGGGGAGCCGCAGCATGAGCTCTCGCTTGAAGATTTCGTGCCCACATCGGAAGGGGAGTTTCGCCTTCAGATCCCCATGGAAGGGCTCAGTCCGGAAGAGGCGCTACAGAATAAAGAGCTCCGGCAGGCCCTCGACCAGGCGATCGACAAGTTGCCTAAAAAATATCGGATGGCCCTCGTGCTCCGCGATATGGAAGGGTTGAGCGCCAAAGAGGTGGGATCCATCATGGGTTTGAACGAACGAGCCGTCAAATCGCGGTTGCACCGGGCCCGCTTGTTTGTGCGGAGGGAACTCAGTGCCCGCGGCATCACCAACCACGATGACCACAAGTCGGGAGGCTTGGGCTCATGA
- a CDS encoding multicopper oxidase domain-containing protein produces the protein MTSRKIMSQAGVALLAAVLGVTQTWAEATPHQHRAVMHADKTAEATVVHQAAGPMMQDKMSKAVQQIEREVKTKGPFQGAGAHAMQQGVLLVAEDPDKVQVTQGARCPVTAPVRAYDVTAMNVEITVNRFGDFYPGFMYVLTENVAGVREEETKNKAARESEDPTFAGGAVSNGLQGDLIQPLVIRANQGDCLRITLRNQIPDEPTNMIINGSQMLVASTGKPATTNNPEALVSSGKSGEFEWFIPIDLQEGGRAFHSYASRDQYSLGLLGSVVVEPRGSRHLSPFTAEEMKSGWEAMIDVANGSDFREFVIFYHEAGDETFRLLDRKGDMLPQRDAHTDTYRPAARLLNYRSEPHGERLELQAHLVGFADESQGYGSYTFGDPATTVPRSYLGDPAKFRMIGGSEIVHSHHLHGGSIRWARQPGTSKLDPTLSKNGPVKFPPISDVSDRLDVQSIGPSEIYDEVTEGGSGGLQALAGEFVFHCHIPQHYVTGMWGFWRVYNTLQSTGFQTDVMKPLVELPDRKGKIKLAVGSDKLVGTTVDWYGGKKYEITKDKTDWKSNPVKVSIKDWVEYMLPPQGLPGKTEDQVKQAQAHDATVVNWKWEGQLALNEPETPHKWPDYVSPTPLKRPAITFDPQTGKLAFPWLRPHLGKRPPFAPNHGGAPWLEPFHVREDGTKSTEQARPGEQGPWSLCPEHSPRKFYTTHSITLPITLKPATKNSPAIVDPIGMIYVLHEEEEEVRKNPKKQLPLVIRGNVYDCVDIIFKNEIPDDARTGWANKINLHPHFFQFDTSASDGPTIGFSYDMSLRAFTMLEDPQPDKGMPLPGNTVLTADTKAGARSITVSDPSKFHENIELGVGMDDPKYFEVVRIKSIKGNTITFDAPLKYAHKKKDIASVEFIRERWYVDSDFGTVYWHDHVFGTDTWGHGLFSAFITEPPRSTYHDPVTGKEIRSGPIADIHTLEPVSAHIRGSFREVMMHIMDSNARTAELISTDNPQARMGATTVDGPPSHQFPERINKSAMTFLNGGEATTGSGYSMRVEPLSVRLANNPDPSKLFVSGIHGDPGTPLLRAYLGDPILVRALVGSANEVHTWHVTGHWFPMERYGIMAMPRSTIHLAIGERYDPAIPAAGGPQKQAGDYLYYSGRASHFAEGSWGLFRVFDELQGDLKPLPSREQIQKSAPSVCPADAPVKSFNVSAIDQNIRYHEGTPGTMEVDLERKMVFGNEQGKMYVLDEDRGRVKAGELRPSPLTLHVNVGDCVKVNLKNEMAKERAGFHVDMMAFDPKDSFGANVGNNPGDQTIAPGQSKTYTYYAHPEYGELAALIQDWGNVVENPRNGLFGSIIVGPKGSRYRDPVTGTDITMKSSWRADVLVDRTIPGNDNRKNYRDFSLMFQDEDNIVGVSFMPYIQQVAGITAVNYRSEPTAWRIEKGCEISEVFSCVKAGDTPSTPLLQAHVGDPVAVHVLGAFSEQVQLFTVDGHEWPHEPYMQGADQVSTMEFGGSEVINAYLTGGAGGPNKIVGDYMWKNQRPAFANAGQWGLFKVLPVEDQRILPLTPQVPPVKTADQENRGGSISRTSMGGQ, from the coding sequence ATGACCAGTAGAAAGATTATGAGTCAGGCAGGAGTCGCGTTGCTTGCCGCCGTCTTGGGCGTCACGCAGACATGGGCAGAAGCGACCCCTCATCAGCACCGGGCTGTGATGCATGCGGACAAGACAGCGGAGGCGACGGTCGTCCATCAGGCTGCCGGTCCGATGATGCAGGACAAGATGTCGAAGGCCGTTCAGCAGATCGAGCGGGAGGTCAAGACGAAAGGACCGTTCCAGGGGGCCGGCGCCCATGCCATGCAGCAGGGTGTGTTGCTCGTGGCTGAGGACCCGGACAAGGTGCAAGTGACGCAGGGCGCTCGCTGTCCAGTGACCGCTCCTGTCCGAGCCTATGATGTCACGGCGATGAATGTCGAAATCACCGTCAATCGATTCGGCGATTTCTATCCGGGGTTCATGTATGTGTTGACGGAGAATGTGGCAGGGGTGCGCGAGGAAGAAACGAAGAACAAGGCTGCCCGGGAGAGTGAGGATCCGACCTTTGCTGGCGGCGCCGTCTCGAATGGTTTGCAGGGCGATCTCATTCAGCCGCTCGTGATTCGGGCGAATCAGGGAGATTGCCTGCGGATCACGTTGCGGAATCAGATTCCCGACGAGCCGACGAACATGATCATCAACGGCTCCCAGATGCTCGTGGCGAGCACCGGCAAGCCGGCGACCACCAATAATCCTGAAGCCCTGGTGTCTTCAGGGAAGAGCGGGGAATTCGAATGGTTCATCCCCATCGATCTGCAGGAAGGCGGTCGCGCGTTCCATAGCTACGCGAGCAGGGATCAATATTCCTTGGGCTTGCTGGGCTCGGTCGTCGTCGAGCCGCGGGGATCCCGCCATCTCAGCCCCTTTACGGCGGAAGAGATGAAGAGCGGGTGGGAGGCCATGATCGATGTCGCGAACGGTTCCGACTTCCGTGAATTCGTCATTTTCTATCATGAGGCGGGCGACGAAACCTTCCGTCTTCTGGACCGCAAAGGCGATATGCTGCCGCAGCGTGACGCCCATACGGACACCTATCGACCTGCCGCTCGCTTGCTGAATTACCGGAGCGAACCGCACGGCGAACGGTTGGAGTTACAGGCGCATTTGGTCGGGTTTGCGGATGAATCGCAGGGTTACGGGTCCTACACCTTCGGCGATCCGGCGACGACGGTTCCGCGATCCTATCTGGGCGATCCCGCCAAGTTCCGGATGATCGGCGGTTCGGAAATCGTACATTCGCACCACCTGCATGGTGGATCGATCCGCTGGGCCAGACAGCCCGGCACGAGCAAGCTCGATCCGACACTCTCCAAGAATGGCCCGGTGAAATTTCCGCCGATCAGCGATGTGTCGGATCGGCTGGATGTGCAATCTATTGGGCCGTCCGAGATTTACGATGAAGTGACCGAGGGCGGGTCCGGTGGTTTGCAGGCCCTGGCCGGCGAGTTCGTGTTTCACTGCCATATCCCGCAGCATTATGTGACGGGGATGTGGGGGTTCTGGCGTGTGTACAACACGTTGCAGTCGACCGGGTTCCAGACCGATGTGATGAAGCCGCTCGTCGAGCTGCCGGATCGTAAGGGGAAGATCAAGCTTGCAGTCGGTTCGGACAAGTTGGTCGGTACCACGGTGGATTGGTACGGCGGAAAGAAGTATGAGATCACCAAGGATAAGACGGATTGGAAGTCCAACCCAGTGAAGGTTTCGATCAAGGATTGGGTCGAGTACATGCTGCCGCCGCAGGGCTTGCCGGGCAAGACGGAAGATCAGGTGAAGCAGGCCCAGGCGCACGATGCGACGGTCGTGAACTGGAAGTGGGAGGGCCAACTGGCGCTCAACGAGCCGGAGACGCCGCACAAGTGGCCGGACTATGTGTCACCGACTCCGTTGAAGCGTCCGGCGATTACCTTCGATCCGCAGACCGGGAAGCTGGCATTTCCCTGGCTGCGTCCACATCTTGGAAAGCGCCCTCCGTTCGCGCCGAATCATGGTGGAGCACCGTGGTTGGAGCCTTTCCATGTGCGTGAAGATGGAACAAAGAGTACGGAGCAGGCTCGACCAGGCGAGCAGGGGCCTTGGAGTTTGTGTCCGGAACATTCTCCACGGAAGTTCTACACGACTCATTCCATTACGCTTCCGATCACGCTCAAGCCGGCGACTAAAAACTCTCCTGCGATTGTCGATCCGATCGGCATGATCTATGTGTTGCATGAAGAAGAGGAAGAGGTTCGCAAGAACCCCAAGAAGCAGTTGCCGCTAGTTATCCGCGGCAATGTGTATGATTGCGTCGATATCATATTCAAGAACGAAATTCCCGACGATGCGAGGACGGGATGGGCGAATAAGATCAATCTCCATCCGCATTTCTTCCAGTTCGACACCAGCGCGTCCGATGGACCGACGATTGGGTTCTCCTACGACATGTCGCTGCGGGCCTTCACGATGTTGGAAGACCCGCAACCGGACAAGGGGATGCCGCTGCCGGGCAACACGGTGCTGACGGCGGATACCAAGGCCGGCGCGCGCAGCATCACCGTGAGTGATCCATCCAAGTTCCACGAGAACATCGAACTCGGCGTGGGGATGGACGATCCCAAGTATTTTGAGGTGGTGCGGATCAAGAGCATCAAGGGCAATACGATCACCTTCGATGCGCCGCTCAAGTACGCGCATAAGAAGAAGGACATTGCGAGTGTCGAGTTCATCCGCGAACGCTGGTATGTGGATTCCGATTTCGGGACAGTCTACTGGCATGACCATGTCTTCGGGACCGATACCTGGGGACATGGACTGTTTTCTGCCTTCATTACCGAGCCGCCGCGCTCGACCTATCACGATCCAGTGACCGGGAAAGAAATCCGGAGCGGTCCTATCGCCGATATTCATACCCTGGAACCGGTGTCGGCCCATATCCGTGGGAGCTTCCGCGAGGTCATGATGCATATCATGGACAGCAATGCGCGGACGGCGGAGCTCATCAGCACCGACAATCCCCAAGCTAGAATGGGGGCGACGACCGTCGACGGGCCTCCGTCGCATCAGTTCCCGGAGCGCATTAACAAATCGGCCATGACGTTTCTGAATGGCGGAGAGGCGACGACGGGCAGCGGCTACAGCATGCGCGTCGAGCCGTTGAGTGTGCGTTTGGCCAACAATCCTGATCCGTCGAAGCTGTTTGTGTCCGGTATTCACGGAGATCCTGGCACGCCGTTGCTGCGGGCCTATCTCGGCGATCCGATTCTGGTTCGTGCACTCGTCGGTTCCGCCAATGAAGTCCATACGTGGCACGTGACGGGCCACTGGTTCCCGATGGAACGGTACGGCATCATGGCCATGCCGCGAAGCACGATTCACTTGGCGATCGGAGAGCGCTACGACCCGGCGATTCCAGCAGCCGGTGGTCCGCAAAAGCAGGCAGGCGACTATCTCTATTACAGTGGCCGTGCCTCGCACTTTGCGGAAGGCAGTTGGGGCCTCTTCCGGGTTTTCGATGAACTGCAAGGGGATCTGAAGCCCTTGCCGAGCCGCGAGCAGATTCAAAAGTCTGCCCCGTCGGTCTGCCCGGCGGATGCGCCGGTGAAGAGCTTCAACGTGTCGGCGATCGATCAGAACATCCGGTACCATGAAGGAACACCCGGTACGATGGAAGTCGATCTCGAACGGAAGATGGTCTTCGGGAACGAACAGGGCAAGATGTACGTACTCGACGAGGATCGGGGTCGGGTGAAGGCCGGGGAGTTGAGGCCGAGTCCGCTGACCCTGCATGTCAACGTTGGGGATTGCGTAAAGGTGAATCTGAAAAATGAGATGGCTAAGGAACGAGCCGGATTCCACGTCGATATGATGGCGTTCGATCCGAAAGATTCGTTCGGTGCCAATGTCGGCAACAATCCGGGCGATCAAACGATCGCTCCTGGCCAGAGCAAGACCTACACGTACTACGCGCATCCGGAGTACGGAGAATTGGCCGCCCTCATTCAGGATTGGGGTAACGTGGTCGAGAATCCACGGAACGGTCTGTTTGGTTCCATCATTGTCGGTCCGAAGGGATCGCGCTACCGCGACCCGGTGACCGGCACCGACATCACGATGAAGAGCAGCTGGCGCGCCGACGTGCTCGTGGATCGGACGATTCCCGGCAATGATAACCGGAAGAACTACCGCGATTTCTCGTTGATGTTCCAGGACGAGGATAACATCGTGGGCGTCAGCTTCATGCCCTACATCCAGCAGGTGGCCGGCATCACGGCGGTCAATTACCGGTCGGAGCCGACCGCCTGGCGGATCGAAAAGGGCTGTGAAATCTCCGAAGTGTTCAGTTGCGTGAAGGCCGGAGATACGCCTTCCACGCCGCTCTTGCAGGCGCACGTGGGAGACCCGGTGGCGGTTCACGTGCTCGGGGCATTCAGCGAGCAGGTGCAGTTGTTTACCGTGGATGGCCATGAGTGGCCACACGAGCCGTACATGCAGGGTGCCGACCAGGTCAGCACCATGGAGTTCGGCGGATCCGAGGTTATCAACGCCTATCTCACAGGCGGCGCTGGTGGACCGAATAAAATCGTCGGCGACTATATGTGGAAGAACCAGCGTCCGGCGTTTGCGAATGCCGGGCAATGGGGCCTCTTCAAAGTACTTCCGGTCGAGGATCAGCGCATTCTCCCATTGACGCCTCAAGTCCCGCCCGTCAAGACGGCGGATCAGGAAAATAGGGGTGGGAGTATCTCGCGGACCTCGATGGGCGGGCAGTAA
- the aat gene encoding leucyl/phenylalanyl-tRNA--protein transferase: MFRLSANPSDLRFPPVEESTPEGLLAVGGDLRPERLLQAYRHGIFPWYDDDQPILWWSPDPRTVLFPPKLHISRSLKRSLRPGIFRVTFDTCFREVMTHCAGPRPQYPDGGTWITKEMLDAYTHLHELGYAHSVETWQDEHLVGGVYGIAIGGAFFAESMFTRTSDASKVALVSLIRQLQAWGFQLMDCQQSSPHVMHLGAEEIPRREFLDHLNAALTVPGRRGRWQFDIP, from the coding sequence ATGTTCAGGCTCAGCGCAAACCCGTCCGATCTGCGCTTTCCGCCCGTTGAGGAATCCACCCCTGAAGGACTACTCGCTGTCGGAGGTGACCTGCGGCCTGAACGGTTGCTCCAAGCCTACCGTCATGGCATCTTTCCCTGGTACGACGACGATCAGCCGATCTTGTGGTGGTCGCCCGATCCCAGGACCGTCCTCTTTCCCCCCAAGCTCCACATCTCACGCAGCCTCAAGAGAAGTCTCCGCCCCGGCATCTTCCGCGTCACATTCGATACCTGCTTTCGCGAGGTGATGACTCACTGTGCAGGCCCGAGACCGCAATATCCTGACGGGGGCACATGGATCACCAAGGAGATGCTCGACGCCTACACCCACTTACATGAACTCGGGTACGCCCATTCGGTTGAAACCTGGCAGGACGAACACCTGGTCGGCGGGGTCTATGGCATCGCAATCGGTGGAGCCTTTTTCGCAGAATCGATGTTCACCCGAACCTCCGATGCCTCGAAAGTGGCGCTGGTCTCGCTCATCCGCCAGCTCCAAGCCTGGGGATTCCAACTCATGGACTGCCAGCAATCCTCACCCCATGTGATGCACTTAGGAGCAGAAGAGATCCCCCGCAGAGAGTTTCTCGATCACCTCAATGCGGCGCTGACCGTTCCAGGTCGACGAGGACGCTGGCAGTTCGACATTCCATGA
- a CDS encoding tetratricopeptide repeat protein has protein sequence MQTLHTQATQGVVEAQDFLGTLYFEGRSVPQDYAKARQWWEKAAAQGSASAQNDLGLLYVNGQGVPQDYTKARQLFEKAVAQDYATAQNNLGTLYVNGQGVPQDHAKAQQWYEQAAAQGNADAQYNLGVVYAEGRGVTQDYAKAQQLFEQAAAQSNASAQNDLGLLYQNGWGVPQGYAMARQWYERAAAQGYANAQQNLGVMYAKGDGVPQDYAKARQWYEKAAVQGNADAQYNLGVMFEEGHGVQQDYGKARQWYEKAAAQGDATAHFNLGGLYYNGNGVPQDYVRAYMWWSLAAANSTGDVQKSAANNREAVALCMTPAQIVEAQRLAQQCQAQQFKGC, from the coding sequence TTGCAAACGCTGCATACACAGGCAACCCAGGGCGTCGTGGAGGCACAGGACTTTCTCGGGACGCTGTATTTCGAGGGACGGAGTGTGCCGCAGGATTACGCGAAGGCACGGCAATGGTGGGAAAAAGCCGCCGCGCAGGGAAGCGCGAGCGCACAGAACGACCTCGGGCTGCTCTATGTCAACGGGCAGGGCGTGCCGCAGGACTATACAAAGGCGCGACAGTTGTTCGAGAAAGCGGTAGCCCAGGACTACGCGACAGCGCAGAACAACCTCGGGACGCTCTATGTCAACGGGCAAGGCGTGCCGCAAGATCACGCGAAGGCACAACAGTGGTACGAGCAAGCCGCCGCCCAGGGGAACGCAGATGCGCAGTACAACCTCGGGGTGGTGTATGCCGAAGGACGGGGTGTGACGCAGGACTATGCGAAAGCGCAGCAGTTGTTTGAGCAAGCCGCCGCGCAAAGTAATGCAAGCGCGCAGAACGACCTCGGACTGCTATATCAGAATGGGTGGGGCGTCCCACAGGGTTACGCGATGGCACGACAGTGGTACGAGCGAGCCGCTGCCCAGGGGTACGCGAACGCGCAGCAGAACCTCGGGGTAATGTATGCCAAAGGAGATGGCGTTCCGCAGGACTATGCGAAGGCACGGCAGTGGTACGAGAAAGCAGCTGTTCAGGGGAACGCAGATGCGCAGTACAACCTCGGGGTGATGTTTGAAGAAGGACACGGCGTCCAGCAAGATTACGGGAAGGCGCGACAGTGGTACGAGAAAGCCGCGGCACAGGGTGACGCGACAGCGCACTTCAATCTCGGGGGGCTGTATTACAACGGGAACGGGGTGCCGCAGGACTATGTGCGGGCGTATATGTGGTGGAGCCTCGCAGCAGCCAACTCGACAGGGGACGTGCAGAAGTCCGCAGCAAACAATCGAGAAGCGGTTGCACTTTGCATGACTCCCGCGCAGATTGTTGAAGCACAGCGACTCGCGCAACAGTGCCAGGCACAGCAGTTCAAGGGCTGTTGA
- a CDS encoding M20/M25/M40 family metallo-hydrolase: MSVNDRQLGTYITETRPGFEDLLGQMVEIPSISMDPAKAPDIKRMAEFSRQLLTGLGAEAQIVETGGYPILSGGWMTGAQHPTVTIYNHMDVQPAQEPEWKQAPFAFKIENGLYHGRGATDDKGPALAALFGARYAIEQGVPINIRFLWELEEEIGSPHFAAGMKNRAAIPRPDSVVVSDTIWLAKGKPAMPYGLRGLLGARLTLRTGTKDAHSGVTGGAARNPLAELMEVAHACVDAKSGKVKIPGFYNDVIEPTKAEIKSFLASGFQVKSFKQAYGFQKLRTEDPAEIMRRIWAAPTFEVHGLTGGYHGPGVKTVVPGHGELKVSMRLVPNQTPEKAFALLKRHVAKINPNVKVEKEGMLHPFKGSFDGPYVDCVKRAAKAGFGKEPAFIREGGSIGAVVTMQKAWKVPILFMGLSLPEHGYHAPNEYFDWGQASSGMKAFAHYFEELAKMGKG, encoded by the coding sequence ATGAGTGTAAACGACCGACAACTTGGAACCTATATCACGGAGACCCGCCCAGGGTTTGAAGATCTGCTTGGCCAGATGGTGGAGATTCCTTCGATCAGTATGGATCCGGCGAAGGCCCCCGACATCAAGCGCATGGCGGAATTTTCGAGGCAGTTGCTGACGGGACTGGGGGCGGAGGCTCAGATTGTGGAGACCGGTGGATATCCGATCCTGTCCGGTGGCTGGATGACCGGCGCCCAGCATCCGACGGTGACCATCTATAACCACATGGATGTGCAACCGGCGCAGGAGCCGGAATGGAAGCAGGCGCCTTTTGCGTTCAAGATAGAAAACGGCCTCTATCATGGCCGTGGCGCGACGGATGACAAGGGCCCGGCACTCGCAGCCTTGTTCGGCGCCAGGTACGCGATCGAGCAGGGAGTCCCGATCAACATCCGCTTTCTCTGGGAGCTGGAAGAGGAAATCGGTAGTCCGCATTTCGCAGCCGGGATGAAGAACCGCGCGGCGATTCCTCGGCCGGACTCAGTCGTGGTGTCGGACACCATCTGGCTCGCCAAAGGAAAGCCCGCCATGCCCTATGGTTTGCGTGGACTGCTAGGCGCGAGACTCACGCTACGGACGGGCACGAAAGACGCCCATTCCGGTGTGACCGGCGGCGCGGCGAGGAATCCGCTCGCGGAACTGATGGAAGTGGCCCATGCCTGTGTCGATGCCAAGAGCGGCAAGGTAAAGATTCCCGGTTTCTATAACGATGTGATTGAGCCGACCAAGGCGGAGATCAAGAGTTTCCTCGCCTCTGGTTTCCAGGTGAAGAGCTTCAAACAGGCCTATGGGTTTCAGAAGCTCCGTACGGAGGATCCAGCCGAGATCATGCGCCGCATCTGGGCCGCGCCGACGTTCGAGGTGCATGGTTTGACCGGCGGTTATCACGGGCCTGGCGTAAAAACGGTCGTGCCTGGCCATGGCGAATTGAAAGTGAGCATGAGGCTGGTGCCGAACCAAACTCCGGAGAAAGCCTTTGCCCTGCTCAAGCGCCATGTGGCCAAGATCAATCCGAATGTAAAGGTGGAGAAGGAGGGCATGCTGCACCCGTTCAAGGGGAGCTTCGACGGGCCCTATGTCGATTGTGTGAAGCGGGCCGCGAAGGCCGGGTTTGGAAAAGAACCGGCTTTCATCCGCGAAGGCGGATCGATCGGCGCAGTGGTGACGATGCAGAAGGCCTGGAAGGTGCCGATTCTGTTCATGGGCTTGAGCCTGCCGGAGCATGGCTATCATGCGCCGAACGAATATTTCGACTGGGGCCAGGCCTCCAGCGGGATGAAGGCCTTCGCGCATTACTTTGAGGAGCTGGCGAAGATGGGGAAGGGATAG
- a CDS encoding NAD(P)-dependent oxidoreductase has protein sequence MMKTQKIFTPAQTRIGWIGTGVMGSSMCGHLLAAGYTVTLHSRTKTKATALLDLGATWAENPRAVAADSDLLFTMVGFPQDVRTVYLGEEGILAGAQPGTVLVDMTTTDPALSREIAERATAKGLSAIDAPVSGGDVGARNATLSIMVGGSNETVQAVMPLFELLGKKIVHQGGSGTGQQTKLCNQIVIAGTMIGVCESLLYGYKAGLDLNKMLDSIRGGAAACWTLDHLAPRILQRNFDPGFFVEHFVKDMGLALEESKRMGIALPGLTLVHQLYKTVQQLGHGRSGTHALILALEDLSNVHGNRTPT, from the coding sequence ATGATGAAAACTCAAAAAATATTTACTCCGGCACAAACGAGAATCGGATGGATCGGCACAGGCGTGATGGGATCGTCCATGTGCGGTCATCTACTGGCCGCGGGCTATACGGTAACCCTGCATAGCCGTACGAAAACCAAAGCCACAGCGCTGCTGGACCTCGGCGCAACGTGGGCCGAGAATCCGCGCGCAGTCGCCGCTGACTCGGATCTGCTGTTCACAATGGTGGGATTCCCCCAGGACGTGCGGACCGTCTATCTCGGCGAAGAGGGAATCCTCGCCGGCGCACAACCAGGCACGGTGCTCGTCGATATGACGACGACGGACCCGGCCCTCAGCCGCGAAATCGCCGAACGTGCAACGGCCAAGGGGCTCTCAGCGATTGATGCTCCGGTGTCCGGTGGCGATGTGGGCGCGCGCAATGCCACCCTCTCGATCATGGTGGGAGGCAGCAACGAAACCGTGCAGGCCGTGATGCCGCTCTTCGAACTATTGGGAAAAAAGATCGTGCACCAGGGCGGGTCCGGCACCGGGCAACAGACGAAACTCTGTAACCAGATCGTAATCGCCGGCACGATGATCGGCGTCTGCGAGAGTCTGCTCTATGGCTACAAGGCAGGGCTCGACCTGAACAAGATGCTGGACTCCATCCGTGGTGGAGCCGCCGCCTGTTGGACGCTGGATCATCTCGCGCCTCGTATTCTGCAACGCAACTTCGATCCGGGATTTTTCGTCGAACATTTCGTCAAAGATATGGGCCTCGCGCTGGAGGAATCGAAACGGATGGGGATTGCCCTGCCAGGTCTCACCTTGGTACATCAGCTCTACAAGACCGTCCAACAGCTCGGGCATGGCAGGAGCGGAACCCACGCGCTCATCCTGGCCCTTGAAGACCTCAGCAACGTCCACGGGAATAGGACGCCGACATGA
- a CDS encoding helix-turn-helix domain-containing protein, translated as MRQRTKARHVSDRLLGKGKGLGRKVAYWQMERSLSDDELASKARISVEFLKKIKTDEQEPSASMRRKIAEALKVTVGELLE; from the coding sequence ATGCGTCAGAGGACTAAGGCTCGCCACGTTAGCGACAGACTTCTTGGTAAAGGGAAAGGACTTGGGAGAAAGGTCGCATATTGGCAGATGGAGCGCAGCCTCAGCGATGACGAACTGGCAAGCAAAGCACGCATCTCAGTTGAATTTTTAAAAAAGATAAAAACGGACGAGCAGGAGCCGAGCGCGAGCATGCGGCGGAAGATTGCTGAGGCGCTGAAGGTGACGGTAGGGGAGTTGCTGGAGTGA
- a CDS encoding carboxypeptidase-like regulatory domain-containing protein, which yields MSGRASGFATCFFSSLILSAALMDTAPASAYEEIAVSNGATVTGTVRFVGEQPQPTRFELRRYYDRAYCGALSDGSGYRLLREVAVGEQQGLKDVIVTIEGVEKGKPFEFQETKLEANICQFVPFVSVMRNEHPLSVVNLDSVSHDLQFYEREREHIFIMFHRPALTKAGTSDIVRLTGNRRGITMQCGMHPYMQGHGLAVENPYYAITGMEGTFAIKDLPPGSYRIKAWHPTLGEKEQAITVADNGTMSVGFTFEGK from the coding sequence ATGTCAGGACGTGCAAGTGGCTTCGCGACCTGTTTCTTCAGTTCTCTGATTCTGAGTGCCGCCTTGATGGATACAGCTCCGGCATCAGCCTACGAGGAAATAGCGGTGTCGAACGGGGCTACGGTCACGGGCACCGTGCGGTTTGTCGGTGAGCAACCGCAGCCGACGCGATTTGAACTTCGCCGGTATTATGATCGTGCCTACTGCGGCGCCCTCTCAGACGGATCCGGCTATCGGCTCCTTCGCGAAGTGGCCGTTGGCGAACAGCAGGGACTGAAAGACGTGATTGTCACCATCGAGGGGGTGGAAAAGGGGAAGCCCTTCGAGTTTCAGGAGACAAAACTCGAGGCGAATATCTGTCAATTCGTGCCGTTCGTCTCTGTCATGAGAAATGAACATCCGCTGAGCGTGGTCAACTTGGATTCGGTATCGCATGACCTGCAGTTTTATGAACGGGAACGGGAACACATTTTCATCATGTTTCACCGGCCTGCCCTGACCAAGGCCGGGACCAGCGACATCGTCCGGTTGACCGGGAACCGTCGTGGCATCACCATGCAATGCGGGATGCACCCTTATATGCAGGGGCATGGGCTTGCCGTGGAGAATCCCTACTATGCCATCACCGGAATGGAGGGGACCTTTGCCATCAAAGATCTCCCACCAGGGTCCTATCGCATCAAGGCCTGGCACCCGACTCTTGGAGAGAAGGAACAAGCGATCACGGTGGCTGACAATGGGACCATGTCGGTTGGCTTTACCTTTGAGGGGAAATAA